DNA from Mucilaginibacter mallensis:
AGTGTTGTTTGCCATGTGCATCGGCTTACTTGTTTGGTATGGCTGTAAAAGAATCTTAACCGATCAGCAACTGGCGCATTTATCGGCTCATGGAAAGGTAATATCACCCGGCACCATATTGGAGTTTATAGTTTACTTAAACTTACTTTTCAGGCCGATAAGGCAGTTGGCCGATAAATTCAACACCCTGCAAATGGGCATGGTAGGTGCCGACAGGATATTTAAAGTTTTAGACACCAATGAGGTTGCCGTAAATACAGGCACATTAAGGCCAGCCAAAATAAATGGCGATATTGACTTCAGCCACGTTTGGTTTGCCTATAATGATGAAAACTGGGTGCTGAAGGATATCAACTTCCACGTAAAACCGGGCGAAACACTGGCACTTGTTGGCGCAACTGGCGCGGGCAAATCATCAACCATAAATATCCTGAACCGCTTTTATGAGATAAGCAAAGGCAGCGTTAAGGTTGATGGTGTTGATATACATGACTATGACGTTAACTACCTGCGCGCACAGATAGCCACAGTTATACAGGACGTTTTTTTGTTTACCGATACCATTGCCAATAACATCAGCCTTAACAATGAAGCTATAACCCGTGAGCAAATCATTGCCGCCGCTAAGGATGTTGGCGCGCACGAATTTATTGAACGCCTGCCCGGGGGGTACGACTATAACGTAATGGAACGCGGCTCTACCCTATCCGCAGGTCAGGCACAGCTCATTTCGTTTATCAGGGCTTTGGTTTATGATCCGGCTATCCTGGTGCTGGATGAGGCAACCTCATCGGTTGATACGGAGACCGAGGTGCTGATACAAAACGCCATTAACAAACTAATGCAGGGCCGTACGGGTATTGTGATTGCCCACCGCCTATCAACCATACAAAATGCCGACAGGATAATTGTGCTCGACCATGGCGAGATAAAAGAAATCGGCACCCACCAGGAGTTGCTCAAAATTGAACTCGGCTATTACCGTAAACTATACGACCTGCAGTTTAATTCAGCAGGGATATCGCGTTAGTCCTCAGTCTGAAGTGCTAAGTCTTTAGTCATCCTAGTAATTATTGAAACGACTTAAGACTCCCGACTAAGGACTTAAGACTAAACTTATGGCTGCACCTTCCCTTTATACATACCTTTTTCAGCAGGTGGTTTTGTACCCGGATTAACAGGCTGCTCCTCTTTCTCATGTTTTTTGGCAATATCGCCGCCATGCGGCTGGTTGGCACCGTATTCTTTATCGGTTTTATGCACTATGCCTTTGTGGCCATTATCATTTGGCCTATGGGTTGATGTATCTGATGGCGATGGCTTATCAGGTGAATTTGCTGGCTTTGTCATATGGTGATGTGTTTATTTAATGTTAACAGGTGAAGTTTATTTTTGTTCCTATTACAAACCCTTCTGTAATAATATCATGACAGCCAAACATTAATATCTTCCTCGTATTATATTTATGTTTATTGATCACACAAATCTTAAATCATGAAAAAGTTATTGTTCCTGGTACTTTTCGCCGCTCCATTTTTTTGCTTCGCTCAAACTGATACCACTACACACAAACAAAAGGTTACTTACTGTATAGCTCAAGTTGAGCACGATGGGTCAAAATTTGATATTAATCTTGATGATGGTTCAAGAGGGAGGAATGGATCAGAGATAAAGGACAACAACGGCAAAACCATGAAATTCGACACACGGATTAGCGCGCTCAACTACATTACCCAGCTTGGTTGGACATTGGTTTCATCCTACACACTAAAAGGGACTACACTTGAGGTAATTGCATTTGTTTTTGAACGGCCGGCTAACCAATAGCGTTAATTTTTGTTAAAACAGCAATCATTTTCGTATTGGTAAATAATAATAACAGATAAACTTTTACCTTTAAGCTGGGTTTCTTAATTTCGCAAAAACCAAAAAGGTATCTATGGAAGAATTTGAAGCAAGCGACTCGGCAAAAAAAACCAAAACGATATACATTTCAACCGTATTTGGTATCGCTATGGTATTACTGATGGTAGGTTTGCTCGGCCTTATACTGGTTAATGTGAACAACCTTACCCGCTACGTTAAGGAAAACATTGTACTGAATGTTTTTTTGGATGATGCCACACATGAAACAGACGTTTTGCAATTACAAAAACAATTGGAAGCAAACCCAATGGTTAAGCAAACCCTGTATGTAAGTAAGGAACTGGCTGCTCAAAACCTGCAAAAGGACCTGGGTAAGGATTTTGTTAATTTCCTGGGGTATAATCCACTGCCGCAATCAATAGATGTGTACTTAAAAGCTGATTACACCAATGATGCCGATATAGAGAAATTTAAAACAGAGCTACTTAAAAACAACCCGATAGTTAAGGAAGTTAAGTATGAAAAGTCGCTGGTGGAGCAAATGAACCAGAACTTAACCTCTATTACACTGGTTATACTGGCCTTTACAGGCATATTTGTAGTGGTATCGGTAGCACTGATCAACAATACTATCAGGCTGGCTATTTACTCACAAAGGTTTTTAATAAAATCAATGCAATTGGTTGGCGCTACTAAAGGGTTTATACGCAAACCATTTTTGCTGTATGGCATTTGGCATGGCCTTTTAGGCGGCCTAATAGCTATTATAATACTGATAGGCACTTTATACCTGGCCTACCAGCAAATACCCGACCTTATAATTTTGCGCAACTATACCGAGTTTGGGATAGTGTTTGCAATAGTTATAGGCATGGGGCTGTTCATCGCTGGCTTTAGTACCTTTTTAGCGGTAAATAAGTTTTTACGCTTAAAAATATATGACCTTTACAGGTAAAAGCTAAAAGGCGAAAGCTGAAAGATCAGAAATTCAATAAAAACAATCATTCGATAATCCAATAATTACATACATGGCACAAAAAATCACAAAACCGGTTACACCGGTTAAAACAGCCACTAAATCATCAGTTGCTAAATCTGATTCACCCGTTCAGTTTATTTTTGACAAAGGCAATTACCGCTTACTAATCATAAGCGCGGTAGTGGTTGCGTTTGGCTTTGTACTAATGTCGGGCACTACTGATATTTACAGCAGTACCAAAATAATTATAGCACCAATTGTTGTATTGGGAGGCTTTGCTCTAGGTTTTGTGGCCATATTTAAAAAACCAGCAGCAAAAGCATGAATATAATACATGTTATAGTCCTGGCAATTATTGAGGGGCTAACAGAATTTTTACCGGTATCTTCAACCGGCCACATGGTTATTGCCAGCTCGTTAATGGGCATCAGCAAGGACGAATTTGTTAAGCTGTTTGAGATAGTAATACAACTGGGTGCCATACTGGCTGTAGTGGTACTATACTTTAAACGTTTTTTTAAATCACTCGACTTTTACTATAAATTGGTTGTAGGCGTTATACCCGCTGTAATACTGGGTGTATTGCTTAAAAAATATATCGACGCGCTGTTGGAGAGCCCGCTTGTAGTAGCTGTGGCCTTTGTAGTAGGCGGTGTTATTTTGCTTTTTGTTGATGAGTGGTTTAACAAGCCTACCGTTACCGAGGAAAAGAATATTAGTTACCTAACCGCGTTCAAGATTGGATGCTTTCAGTGTTTAGCGATGGTACCGGGTGTATCGCGTTCAGCCGCATCAATTGTGGGTGGTATGTCGCAAAAGCTGAGCCGTACCGCTGCTGCTGAGTTCTCGTTCTTTTTAGCGGTGCCAACTATGTTTGGTGCTACGGTAAAGGATCTTTGGGATTTCCACAAACACAGCACACTATCAGCCGACGTAATGCACCAGGACATGAAATACCTGCTGATCGGCAGTGTAATAGCATTCATAGTAGCGTTAATGGCTATCCGTACCTTTATTACCTTTTTAGAGCAAAAAGGCTTTAAGGTTTTTGGCTGGTACCGCATTTTTGCAGGGATAGTAATTATTATATTGTATTTCACAGGCAATGCTTTGCATAATATGTAAGTGATCATATATCCGCATAAAAAATAGCGATGGGTTTGAAACCCATCGCTATTTTTGTTTAGAAAGCATCACTTTTTCTGTGGATGCTCTCTGGTGTTAGCGTTTAGAAAACTATATCTTTATAATTGTAAATTACTTGTCCTGATTGCAGTACCTGAATTCTCTATTTTATAAAAGGAAATGAAAAAAATCATATTTATTCTCACCCTGTCCTTCCTTACTGTTTCTGCATTTGCACAAAAACAGAAGATAACCATTTTTTGCTCGGTCGATTTTAATGGAAATGTAAATTACAACACACAGGATTATGCTACTAGTAATAAGAAGCTATCCAATATTTTAGACCAGATTCTACCCGATAGTATCAAGACCAAAGTGCTTGTTGACCCTAAAAAAAAATATCATTTTAAGTATGGTAATGAAACACTCTTGTGGTTGGCGCAAAACGACTGGAAGATTGTCTCATCTATTAGTGGCAATTACGGAAACAGTTTCTGGTTATTGAGCAGAGAAATTTCATTGGATGCCCCCGCCCGTGCATTGTTCATGGAAAAATTAGAAAACTTAGAGATCAAGTCTGAGAATTAACCTAAATCTTATCCTAATTGCGCTCGTTTATTACTAGTGCAATAGTAGTCGGCAGGTGAGCAGCAGTGGCAGTGGCTTAAGCCTTATCGCTTTTTTTAACCATTGTCATTCTGAGCGATAGCGAAGAACCTATCCGCGTTCGTCCGGCTGCTCGTATAATAGATGCTTCGTTCCTCAGCATGACAATTCTCCTTATCCTGCCTTTTACAAAGCCAGTTTCGATGGCGTTATCCCATAAGCCTTTTTAAACGCAAATGAGAAATGCGACAGGTCCTTAAAACCTACATCCATATAAACATCTGTTACACGCTGGCCTTTTTCTTTAATAAGATAGTAAGCATCATTCAATCGCTTTTGCTGTAGCCAGCGGTTGGGCGGGGTGTGATAGATCCGCTCAAAATCGCGTTTAAAGGTTGCCAGGCTACGGCCCGTGAGGTAAGCAAAACGACTGATATCCACATTAAACTTATAGTTTTCATTCATATAAGCTTCCAGGTCAATTTTGCCGGGTTCGGTAAAATCAAAGAGGATGTTTTTTAGCTCCGGGTGGGTTTGCAGCAATATCATGATGGCCTCTTTAATTTTTAAAGTGGTCAGCGCATCATTGCTGAGGTTGCTATCGTTAAGGTATGGCGTTAACGACT
Protein-coding regions in this window:
- a CDS encoding ABC transporter ATP-binding protein, encoding MHYVKPYNKTFVIAVFLTVFLAAIAIVQPILIQKTLDDYILKDNYSGLVFMVELMLAQLVIQTIAQYYQTYITNWLGESVIRDLRIDIFNHITNLRLKYFDRTPIGVLITRTVSDLETIADIFSEGLISIMGDMLLVFAVIGYMTYIDWKLALITLIPMPFLFASTYVFKEAIKSSFQEVRTQVAHLNTFLAEHISGISVIQYFAREDQEMRKFVSVNKKYRDANIRSNWYYSIFFPVVEVLFAMCIGLLVWYGCKRILTDQQLAHLSAHGKVISPGTILEFIVYLNLLFRPIRQLADKFNTLQMGMVGADRIFKVLDTNEVAVNTGTLRPAKINGDIDFSHVWFAYNDENWVLKDINFHVKPGETLALVGATGAGKSSTINILNRFYEISKGSVKVDGVDIHDYDVNYLRAQIATVIQDVFLFTDTIANNISLNNEAITREQIIAAAKDVGAHEFIERLPGGYDYNVMERGSTLSAGQAQLISFIRALVYDPAILVLDEATSSVDTETEVLIQNAINKLMQGRTGIVIAHRLSTIQNADRIIVLDHGEIKEIGTHQELLKIELGYYRKLYDLQFNSAGISR
- a CDS encoding cell division protein FtsX, with product MEEFEASDSAKKTKTIYISTVFGIAMVLLMVGLLGLILVNVNNLTRYVKENIVLNVFLDDATHETDVLQLQKQLEANPMVKQTLYVSKELAAQNLQKDLGKDFVNFLGYNPLPQSIDVYLKADYTNDADIEKFKTELLKNNPIVKEVKYEKSLVEQMNQNLTSITLVILAFTGIFVVVSVALINNTIRLAIYSQRFLIKSMQLVGATKGFIRKPFLLYGIWHGLLGGLIAIIILIGTLYLAYQQIPDLIILRNYTEFGIVFAIVIGMGLFIAGFSTFLAVNKFLRLKIYDLYR
- a CDS encoding DUF3098 domain-containing protein encodes the protein MAQKITKPVTPVKTATKSSVAKSDSPVQFIFDKGNYRLLIISAVVVAFGFVLMSGTTDIYSSTKIIIAPIVVLGGFALGFVAIFKKPAAKA
- a CDS encoding undecaprenyl-diphosphate phosphatase, with product MNIIHVIVLAIIEGLTEFLPVSSTGHMVIASSLMGISKDEFVKLFEIVIQLGAILAVVVLYFKRFFKSLDFYYKLVVGVIPAVILGVLLKKYIDALLESPLVVAVAFVVGGVILLFVDEWFNKPTVTEEKNISYLTAFKIGCFQCLAMVPGVSRSAASIVGGMSQKLSRTAAAEFSFFLAVPTMFGATVKDLWDFHKHSTLSADVMHQDMKYLLIGSVIAFIVALMAIRTFITFLEQKGFKVFGWYRIFAGIVIIILYFTGNALHNM
- a CDS encoding AraC family transcriptional regulator, giving the protein MIQGGAKELQLILFACYPYTSREGENFIPEHSCNYIISGNADITIAGKTYHCKPGEFRFFRRNQLSKYVKYPQAGGEYRSISIRMDQEILHSVSAEHNLHVAGPYTGEDCVLLQPNALLKNYMESLTPYLNDSNLSNDALTTLKIKEAIMILLQTHPELKNILFDFTEPGKIDLEAYMNENYKFNVDISRFAYLTGRSLATFKRDFERIYHTPPNRWLQQKRLNDAYYLIKEKGQRVTDVYMDVGFKDLSHFSFAFKKAYGITPSKLAL